GATTTCATGGACACACAAAAATTTAGGTAGAAGATTCTACAATTCCGAGGGGCAGTGTAGGTGAGTGTGATTTTCTGTGTAAAAAGTCTAGTGTTGTTATACTTGGGTTGTAAGAAAAGTGGAGCATGcatgaaagaagaaatcaaaaagTTTCAAGGAGTTATCACAATGTTGCAATGGAAAGTGAAAATGTTGTTTTATGTATTGATGATATCTtggatatttttcttttttagtcgTTTTGGTTGAGTCACCTTCTTGCTTCCTACACTCCATACAATATACTGCGGttatcttttcaatttctttgatttcagGTTTAGTTGTGGCTGAGTTGAATGATAGAGTTTTTGGTTTGAGGGGATTCGAGGCAGGTTAGGTCAAGGAATATTAAATTTTCGTTTTCTCAAGTCAATGATAGAATACATGTTATGCTCACGTGTTATTTTTTGCCTCCAAGAACAGCACTTAGCGATCACTCTTAATTCATGTGCCTTTTTCGTAAAAAAATTGAGCGAAAAAGTAACGTCGGATTAACATTGagattttcttaaaatgtATGAGccaatgtgaaaaaaaaaataataaatggacTTGATTGAAAATGAGCTTATATTATATGAGTCCGAAAATgcgatttaaaaaaaaaaaaaaccacacacacacacatcatgAAGATTTAGTGGTTGTTCCCTGGAGAGCTTCTTGATGCATGAATTTGTTCTATTAATCTAATGAACTTGAGCTTGGATCTTCTTGACTCTTGCCAGCACATTCATCATATCAATTCTATTCTCTGGCAAATCTTCAGTACATTCCAGGGCCAAAGTCATGACTAACCTGAATAACTTACTCTTAGCATCCAACTCTGCTTCATTCATCATCGTAACTAGTTTAGCATCAACAATCTCCATAATTTCATCCTGTAATGATTCAGACACCCACTTCTTCATGGTCAAATCCCCCGTAAATTTATCATCCGTGGGTTTTTTCCCAGTAAATATTTCCATCAAAAGGATCCCATAACTGTAAACATCAACCATAGTGGAAACCATACCTTCTGACCCATATTCTGTAAAAACGAAAATCTTCtcttaaatcaaataaaaaaatataataaaatttagaataaaaaatccaatgcAGCAATATTTGTTAGGAGAAATTGTACCTGGTGCCATGTATCCCAAGGTACCAAGTGTCTTAGTTTGCACCTTTATTTCCTCTCCTCCCAAAAGTTTGGCTATACCAAAATCGCCTAGGCGTGCGACCATATTTTCATCGAAAAGAATGTTACTCGGCTTCAGATCACAATGAACCATCGGAGAAGAATAACCGTGATGTAGATATTCGAGTGCAGATGCCACATCGATCATGATTCCCAGTCTTTGTTTCATGTCcaagaaattattttcagaGTAGAGCCACTTGTCAAGGCTTCCTTTCGgcatatattcaaatattatggCCTTAAAGTCTTCATTCGAGCAACTGCTGATCACCTTAACTAGATTCCTGTGACGAATATTGCGCATTGCTTCACATTCTCTATCAAAGCTCTTGATTGCGTCTTGAACATCTAAGTTGAATACCTTTATAGCGGCTACCACTCCATCAAGAAACGTTCCTTTGTACACCTTGCCGAAACTTCCACTCCCTAATAAGTTGTCTGCAGCAAACTCTTTTGTCGCTTTAAGAATTTCTAGGTATGAAATCCTCTGTCTAAGCGCGATACCGCTCTCAACTTGAAGCTTGTACCCCTTCTTCCTGAATCTTATCAGTATCCAAGTTAATAAACCAATGATCAACActgaaaatgcacaaaatgGCAGAACATATATCAAAACCCTATTTCTCCTTGGCTTTCTTGATTCTGTTGCTTTACATGCCATGACATTGAAACGTGCCGCTCCACATAGAGCGTTGTTGCCGATGAATGAGGCTGCCGAAAAGTTCTGGAAAGGCCCTCCATTTGGGATTTCACCACTTAGCTCATTGAAAGAGAGATTTAAATAGACAAGGTGACCTAGTTTCTCCATCGACGGGGGGATTATGCCGGAGATATTGTTGTGGGATAGATCCAAGTATTCCAAGCTAACTAGGTCTCCAAATTCCTCTGGTATTGAGCCATCTAACATGTTCATTGACAATGAAAGATTGACCAACTCTTGAAGTCCCCCAATACTAGTTGGAATCTCACCAGAAAAATTATTCCAACCTAAGTATAACTGTCTCAATCCAGCAACACTTCCAATTTCTTGACCTATAGCACCATACAAGAAGTTGGATGACAAGTTCACAACCAAAACATccttatttttccaaaaacttGATGGCAAGGATGAAGCTAAAGCATTGGAGTCCAAATAAATCTCTCTCAACGAAGAAATATTTCCCAAACAACTCGGTAATTCTCCCGAGAACTTGTTCTTGCTCAAATTTAGTTCGTATAAACCCTCCAAATTGCACAAACCACTTGGTATTCTACCTTGAATTCCATTTTCATTTGCTTGAAATCTTTGCAGAATTCTCAGGTTCCCAATTGTGTCTGGAAATTGCCCTGTAAGATTATTTCTAGCCAAGCTTAACCAGTATAAGTTGCTGAAGTTACCGATTTCTGTAGGAATCACGCCTTTTAGGCCACAACCGGAGGCATGAAATTTTCCAAGAGAAGCCGACAGGTTGCCTGAGCTCATGAAGGATCTGGGAAGAACTCCGTCTAGCGGATTATAGCCGATTTGTATGGTATTTAATCTCGGGCAGTTTGTCAATGCAGTAAGAAACTCCAATTCAGTCTTAGTGGGATCATTTGTCAATTGGTTTCCTTCAAGCATTATAATCTTCAGCTGGAGTAAATTCCCAAGAGTCATAGGTATATTTCCATCAAAAAAGTTGTAACCAAGATCAATTGCTTTAAGTACTGATCCATTTGAAATAGAGCTGGGAATTGGTCCTGTCAGCTGATTACTTCCAAGAAAGACTCCTTGCAGATTTGGGAGCCTGACGGCCATATCTGTTGGAAGGCTGCCGGAGAGAGAGTTTCCGGTGAGCGCAAGAACTTGTAACGTGGAGATATTAAAGATGGACATTGGAATTTCACCGCTAAGGTTGTCAAAGCTAAGGTACAACTCTTGCAGGTTTGAGAGATGTCCTAATTCAGTTGGAATAGATCCGTGAAAGTTGTTTACGCCTATGTCGATCATCTCCAGGTTTGATAGATTGCCAAGTGAAGGTGGTATGGTGCCTACCAATCTGTTTTGTCGAAGACTTAATACTTGGAGCACTGGAGCATTTCCAATCTCTTCTGGCAAACTTCCTGTTAATACATGAATCTCAGAATCACTACAACAagatataatagtaataacaaaatatccaatgacaatatattctttaatttattttagtccatttagATTGAATT
This Sesamum indicum cultivar Zhongzhi No. 13 linkage group LG5, S_indicum_v1.0, whole genome shotgun sequence DNA region includes the following protein-coding sequences:
- the LOC105162317 gene encoding putative receptor-like protein kinase At3g47110; translation: MIDIGVNNFHGSIPTELGHLSNLQELYLSFDNLSGEIPMSIFNISTLQVLALTGNSLSGSLPTDMAVRLPNLQGVFLGSNQLTGPIPSSISNGSVLKAIDLGYNFFDGNIPMTLGNLLQLKIIMLEGNQLTNDPTKTELEFLTALTNCPRLNTIQIGYNPLDGVLPRSFMSSGNLSASLGKFHASGCGLKGVIPTEIGNFSNLYWLSLARNNLTGQFPDTIGNLRILQRFQANENGIQGRIPSGLCNLEGLYELNLSKNKFSGELPSCLGNISSLREIYLDSNALASSLPSSFWKNKDVLVVNLSSNFLYGAIGQEIGSVAGLRQLYLGWNNFSGEIPTSIGGLQELVNLSLSMNMLDGSIPEEFGDLVSLEYLDLSHNNISGIIPPSMEKLGHLVYLNLSFNELSGEIPNGGPFQNFSAASFIGNNALCGAARFNVMACKATESRKPRRNRVLIYVLPFCAFSVLIIGLLTWILIRFRKKGYKLQVESGIALRQRISYLEILKATKEFAADNLLGSGSFGKVYKGTFLDGVVAAIKVFNLDVQDAIKSFDRECEAMRNIRHRNLVKVISSCSNEDFKAIIFEYMPKGSLDKWLYSENNFLDMKQRLGIMIDVASALEYLHHGYSSPMVHCDLKPSNILFDENMVARLGDFGIAKLLGGEEIKVQTKTLGTLGYMAPEYGSEGMVSTMVDVYSYGILLMEIFTGKKPTDDKFTGDLTMKKWVSESLQDEIMEIVDAKLVTMMNEAELDAKSKLFRLVMTLALECTEDLPENRIDMMNVLARVKKIQAQVH